A single window of Meiothermus sp. DNA harbors:
- a CDS encoding CHRD domain-containing protein, giving the protein MERRRFIGGLGASLVALGLGSAQGGAGVVRVVVLSGAEVVPNPANTPALAVVRLELVGSTLSLQGAVANLAGPFRDYTRDPVDDPALNARLTSAVHLHRGPRGQNGPLLQALKVTSAPDGRSATFADRLELSFDDLNRLYRGELYFDIHTAAFRAGELRGQILVM; this is encoded by the coding sequence TTGGAGCGTAGAAGGTTTATAGGAGGCCTGGGGGCCAGCCTGGTCGCCCTGGGCCTGGGAAGCGCCCAAGGAGGGGCCGGCGTGGTGCGGGTGGTGGTGCTGAGCGGGGCCGAGGTGGTGCCCAACCCGGCCAACACCCCGGCTTTGGCAGTGGTGCGGCTCGAGCTGGTGGGGTCTACCCTGAGCCTCCAGGGGGCGGTGGCCAACCTGGCCGGGCCCTTCCGCGACTACACCCGCGACCCGGTGGACGACCCGGCCCTGAACGCCCGCCTGACCAGCGCCGTGCACCTGCACCGGGGGCCTAGGGGGCAAAACGGCCCCTTGCTCCAGGCCCTAAAGGTCACGAGCGCCCCAGACGGCCGGAGCGCCACCTTTGCGGATCGGCTCGAGCTGAGCTTTGACGACCTCAACCGCCTATACCGGGGTGAACTCTACTTCGACATCCACACCGCCGCCTTCCGCGCGGGCGAGCTGCGGGGACAAATTCTAGTCATGTAG
- the purQ gene encoding phosphoribosylformylglycinamidine synthase subunit PurQ: MRVAVVQFPGSNCDQDALWALRLVGLRAELVWHTEGSLEGFQAAILPGGFSYGDYLRAGALAKFSPVMQEVRRLASQGYPVVGICNGFQVLTEAGLLPGALLANTNLHFTCKEVFVRVERTDLPFTSGYSPGQVLRLPIAHGEGRYYADAETLERLEQNRQVVFRYAPPPSAPEAPGYNPNGSLHDIAGIVNERGNVLGMMPHPERAVEDLLGSADGLPFFTGLKQALEAVGASVL, encoded by the coding sequence ATGAGGGTCGCGGTGGTGCAGTTTCCCGGATCCAACTGCGACCAGGACGCACTTTGGGCGCTTCGGCTGGTCGGGCTTCGAGCCGAGCTGGTCTGGCACACCGAGGGAAGCCTCGAGGGCTTCCAGGCCGCCATTTTGCCGGGCGGCTTCTCCTACGGCGACTACCTGCGGGCCGGGGCCTTGGCCAAGTTCTCCCCGGTGATGCAGGAGGTGCGCCGGCTGGCCTCGCAGGGTTACCCGGTGGTGGGCATCTGCAACGGCTTTCAGGTACTCACCGAGGCCGGGCTGCTGCCGGGGGCGCTTTTGGCCAACACCAATCTGCACTTCACCTGCAAGGAGGTGTTCGTGCGGGTAGAGCGCACCGACCTGCCCTTCACCAGCGGCTATTCGCCGGGGCAGGTGTTGCGGCTGCCCATCGCCCATGGCGAGGGACGCTACTACGCCGACGCCGAGACGCTGGAGCGGCTCGAGCAGAACCGCCAGGTGGTCTTCCGCTACGCTCCCCCGCCCAGCGCCCCAGAAGCGCCGGGGTACAACCCCAACGGCTCCCTCCACGACATCGCCGGCATCGTGAACGAAAGGGGCAACGTGCTGGGGATGATGCCCCACCCCGAGCGGGCGGTGGAAGATCTTTTGGGCTCTGCCGACGGTCTACCGTTTTTTACAGGCCTGAAGCAAGCACTCGAGGCCGTAGGTGCGAGCGTCCTATGA
- a CDS encoding ferritin-like domain-containing protein, producing the protein MEKQPQNPARRKFVQVLTAAGVSAALAHTLVGRALAQSQGVSDLDVLNLALTAEYLATDAYTRALTVGFPGEIRDYLAEALKHEEAHVKALTDTIRGPFGAMPVARPQFTYGELQFNSANRLKVLETLVALETAFTGAYLGAIPLIQNKAVLSAAASIAMNEEAHLALLRDAVLSLGGRVEGPQTPVGRAFAVSITPQQATQAVQGFIRK; encoded by the coding sequence ATGGAAAAGCAACCCCAAAACCCGGCCCGTAGGAAGTTCGTGCAGGTCTTGACCGCCGCCGGCGTCTCGGCGGCCCTGGCCCATACCCTGGTGGGCCGGGCCTTGGCCCAGTCGCAGGGGGTGAGCGACCTGGATGTGCTCAACCTGGCCCTCACCGCCGAGTACCTGGCCACCGACGCCTACACCCGGGCCCTGACCGTGGGCTTCCCGGGCGAGATCCGGGATTACCTGGCGGAGGCCCTCAAGCACGAGGAGGCCCATGTCAAGGCCCTCACCGACACCATCCGGGGCCCCTTTGGCGCCATGCCCGTGGCCCGGCCTCAGTTCACCTACGGCGAGCTGCAGTTCAACTCGGCCAACCGCCTCAAGGTGCTGGAAACCCTGGTGGCCCTCGAGACCGCCTTCACCGGAGCCTACCTAGGGGCCATCCCCCTCATCCAAAACAAAGCGGTGCTCTCCGCAGCGGCCAGCATCGCCATGAACGAGGAGGCCCACCTGGCCCTCCTGCGCGACGCGGTGCTGAGCCTAGGCGGGCGGGTGGAGGGCCCCCAGACCCCGGTGGGCCGGGCCTTCGCGGTCTCCATTACCCCCCAGCAGGCCACCCAGGCTGTGCAGGGCTTCATCCGCAAGTAA
- the purL gene encoding phosphoribosylformylglycinamidine synthase subunit PurL, which produces MQETLPPLLQETGIPPHEYREIVRLLGREPTRLELYLFKVMWSEHCAYKNSRPLLRLLPKEGPAVLQGPGENAGVVEIGEGWAVAFKIESHNHPSAVEPVQGAATGVGGIIRDIVAMGARPIALLNSLRFGRPEDPRTRYLLRGVVEGIAHYGNAIGVPTVGGEVYFHPGYQENPLVNAMCLGLLRVEELKRSRASLGRPVYYVGSKTGRDGIGGAAFASEELSEENESKRPSVQVGDPFMGKLTLEVTLEAIRQGLVEGVQDMGAAGLTSSLSEMAHKSGLGLELDLDRVPRREPGMTPLELMLSESQERMVLVPRPGREKDLEALAARYGLDAVPVAHMIAEPVFRVVAGGEVVAEVPTQALAEAPTYVREGREDPVIAQARAQDLSGLPLPQDLEGALLRLLASPNLCSRAPVFERYDHQVGTNTVLLPGKGDAAILRIKGTRRAVAVKVDANPRYCRLSPRLGAMHALAEAARNVSVVGARPLAYTDGLNLGNPETPEGYFELSETVYGLAEASKALGLPVVSGNVSLYNEGPNHRIPPTPMVGVVGLLEEVERRAELGFRKEGTFVVLIGPEEGHLGASEYLWLEHGLEAGSPPPLELALEARVQAAIRDLIGRGWVQTAHDVAEGGLAVALAEMCLPYGLGATVELRSPARPDTLLFGEAPSRILFTVDQTTLQMAVKVLEQYGLPHQILGQVGGDRLTLLLPKARLEWSVVALRRAWEAPLREVLP; this is translated from the coding sequence ATGCAAGAGACCCTACCCCCTTTGCTCCAAGAGACCGGTATCCCGCCGCACGAATACCGGGAGATTGTGCGCCTTTTGGGTCGCGAGCCCACCCGGCTCGAGCTCTACCTCTTCAAGGTGATGTGGAGCGAGCACTGCGCCTACAAGAACTCCCGGCCCCTGCTGCGTCTGCTGCCCAAGGAGGGCCCCGCGGTGCTGCAGGGCCCCGGCGAGAACGCGGGCGTGGTGGAGATTGGCGAGGGCTGGGCGGTGGCTTTCAAAATCGAGAGCCACAACCACCCCTCGGCGGTGGAGCCGGTGCAGGGGGCGGCCACCGGGGTGGGGGGCATCATCCGCGACATCGTGGCCATGGGGGCCCGGCCCATCGCCCTGCTGAACTCGCTGCGCTTTGGCCGACCCGAAGACCCCCGCACCCGCTACCTGCTGCGGGGGGTGGTGGAGGGTATCGCCCACTACGGCAACGCCATCGGCGTGCCCACGGTGGGGGGCGAGGTCTACTTCCACCCCGGCTACCAGGAAAACCCGCTGGTGAACGCGATGTGCCTGGGGCTTTTGCGGGTGGAGGAGCTCAAGCGGAGCCGGGCCTCCTTGGGGCGGCCCGTCTACTACGTGGGCTCCAAGACCGGGCGGGACGGGATTGGGGGGGCCGCGTTTGCTTCGGAAGAACTCTCCGAGGAGAACGAGTCCAAGCGGCCCAGCGTCCAGGTGGGCGACCCCTTTATGGGCAAGCTCACCCTGGAGGTGACCCTCGAGGCCATCCGGCAAGGTTTGGTGGAGGGGGTGCAGGACATGGGGGCTGCGGGTCTCACCTCCTCGCTTTCGGAGATGGCCCACAAGTCGGGGCTGGGCCTCGAGCTCGACCTCGACCGGGTGCCCCGGCGCGAGCCGGGCATGACGCCCCTCGAGCTCATGCTCTCGGAGTCGCAGGAGCGCATGGTGCTGGTGCCGCGCCCGGGCCGGGAGAAAGACCTCGAGGCCCTCGCCGCCCGCTATGGCCTGGACGCTGTGCCGGTGGCGCATATGATTGCCGAGCCGGTCTTCCGGGTGGTGGCGGGGGGAGAGGTGGTGGCCGAGGTGCCCACCCAGGCCCTGGCCGAGGCCCCTACCTATGTGCGGGAGGGCCGGGAAGACCCGGTCATCGCCCAGGCGCGGGCCCAAGACCTAAGCGGCCTGCCCCTACCGCAAGACCTGGAGGGCGCGCTGCTTCGGCTTCTGGCCTCGCCCAACCTGTGTAGCCGCGCCCCCGTCTTCGAGCGCTACGACCACCAGGTGGGCACCAACACCGTGCTCCTCCCCGGCAAGGGCGACGCGGCCATCCTGCGCATCAAGGGTACCCGGCGGGCCGTCGCGGTCAAGGTGGACGCCAACCCCCGCTACTGCCGGCTTTCCCCCCGGCTGGGGGCCATGCACGCCCTGGCCGAGGCCGCCCGCAACGTGAGCGTGGTGGGGGCCCGGCCTTTGGCCTACACCGATGGGCTGAACCTGGGCAACCCCGAGACCCCGGAGGGCTACTTTGAGCTCTCCGAGACCGTTTATGGCCTGGCCGAGGCTTCCAAGGCCCTGGGCCTGCCGGTGGTCTCGGGCAACGTTTCCCTCTACAACGAAGGCCCCAACCACCGCATCCCCCCCACCCCCATGGTGGGCGTGGTGGGCCTTTTAGAGGAGGTGGAGCGCCGCGCCGAACTGGGCTTCCGCAAGGAGGGAACCTTCGTGGTGCTCATCGGCCCCGAGGAGGGCCACCTGGGGGCCTCGGAATACCTGTGGCTCGAGCACGGCCTGGAGGCCGGAAGCCCCCCGCCGCTCGAGCTGGCCCTGGAGGCCCGGGTGCAGGCTGCCATCCGCGACCTCATCGGGCGGGGATGGGTGCAGACCGCGCACGATGTGGCCGAGGGCGGGCTGGCGGTGGCCCTGGCCGAGATGTGCCTTCCCTACGGCCTGGGGGCCACTGTGGAGCTGCGCAGCCCGGCCCGGCCCGACACGCTGCTCTTTGGCGAGGCCCCTAGCCGTATCCTCTTCACGGTCGATCAAACTACGCTGCAAATGGCCGTGAAGGTGCTCGAGCAGTATGGACTTCCTCACCAGATTCTGGGTCAGGTTGGGGGCGACCGGCTGACCCTCCTGCTGCCCAAAGCGCGCCTGGAATGGAGCGTGGTGGCCCTACGAAGAGCCTGGGAAGCGCCGCTCAGGGAGGTGTTGCCGTGA
- a CDS encoding HAD family hydrolase, whose product MSIRAITFDFWGTLFTEGPEYAGPIKALRNEILLDAASEAGVTVEIDAVMEAWRQAALDFEAAWQAEQVMTPFDRVARIFGYLGLPYDEGHIALTAKRIVEASLEGSLVPLPGVLEALPKLAQRYKLGIVSDTSIATGRILQEHLKRHGLHHLFSGFSFSDETGVVKPRPEAFLAALDEMGARPEEALHVGDIPRTDIAGAFQTGYPWAVLYTGHTHRNGGPEPTARIANHQELFPLLEGVIGHPPRAL is encoded by the coding sequence ATGAGCATCCGAGCGATCACCTTCGACTTCTGGGGCACCCTATTCACCGAAGGGCCTGAGTACGCGGGCCCCATCAAGGCCCTGCGCAACGAGATTCTCCTGGATGCGGCCTCGGAGGCAGGGGTGACGGTGGAAATTGACGCGGTGATGGAGGCCTGGCGGCAGGCTGCCTTGGACTTTGAGGCGGCCTGGCAGGCCGAACAGGTCATGACCCCCTTCGACCGGGTGGCCCGCATCTTCGGCTACCTGGGCCTGCCCTACGACGAGGGCCATATCGCCCTCACCGCAAAGCGCATCGTAGAGGCCAGTCTTGAAGGCAGCCTGGTGCCCCTGCCTGGGGTGCTGGAGGCTTTGCCCAAGCTAGCCCAGCGCTACAAGCTCGGCATTGTTTCCGATACCAGCATCGCTACCGGCCGCATCCTGCAAGAGCACCTGAAGCGGCACGGGCTGCACCACCTCTTTAGCGGCTTTTCCTTCTCCGACGAGACCGGGGTGGTCAAGCCTAGGCCCGAGGCTTTCCTGGCCGCCCTGGACGAGATGGGGGCCCGGCCCGAGGAAGCCCTACATGTAGGTGACATCCCCCGCACCGACATCGCCGGGGCCTTCCAGACCGGCTACCCCTGGGCGGTGCTCTACACCGGCCACACCCACCGCAACGGAGGCCCTGAGCCCACTGCCCGCATCGCCAACCACCAGGAGCTTTTCCCCCTGCTTGAAGGGGTCATTGGACACCCGCCGAGGGCCCTGTAA
- a CDS encoding HAD family hydrolase, translating into MIRAVLFDVGDTLILGHPKYWLWPILQAKGIAHQADLGRLPQAMQDAYAHYSEHHMEATDEATALTFWRAFHWEVMNGIGLGDYADEVADYLKENWQSPHIWPITPGAKEVLAALRAEGLKLGVVSNWDWTLPGVLRATGLAGFFDYIGVSALEGVAKPDPRFFEIVLGELRVEPEQAIHIGDSEDDIKGALAAGVRPILFDPYQQNPNAIGDLAWVVEYATGRTDWL; encoded by the coding sequence ATGATTCGCGCGGTTTTATTTGATGTGGGCGATACGCTAATTCTGGGCCATCCCAAGTACTGGTTGTGGCCCATTCTGCAAGCCAAAGGCATCGCCCACCAGGCCGATTTGGGACGGCTGCCACAGGCTATGCAGGATGCTTATGCGCACTATTCCGAGCACCACATGGAAGCCACCGACGAGGCCACGGCCCTTACTTTTTGGCGGGCTTTCCACTGGGAGGTCATGAACGGCATCGGGCTCGGTGACTACGCCGACGAGGTAGCGGACTACCTAAAAGAAAACTGGCAAAGCCCGCACATCTGGCCTATTACGCCCGGTGCCAAAGAGGTGCTGGCGGCGTTGCGTGCCGAGGGGTTGAAGCTGGGAGTGGTCTCCAACTGGGACTGGACACTGCCGGGGGTTTTGCGGGCCACAGGCCTGGCGGGCTTTTTCGACTACATCGGGGTTTCGGCGCTGGAAGGGGTAGCCAAGCCCGACCCGCGTTTCTTTGAAATTGTGCTGGGTGAGTTGAGGGTTGAACCCGAGCAGGCCATTCACATCGGCGACTCCGAGGATGATATAAAGGGGGCTTTGGCAGCGGGGGTTCGGCCTATCCTGTTTGACCCTTACCAACAAAACCCCAACGCCATCGGCGACCTGGCCTGGGTGGTGGAGTACGCTACGGGACGAACCGATTGGCTGTAG
- the purS gene encoding phosphoribosylformylglycinamidine synthase subunit PurS — translation MKYHLTLLIELKDGILDPQGRAVEGVLQGLGFRAEGVRVGRVLEMEIEAADEAEARAVAQRIGQALANPVMEVFVVEAVKELV, via the coding sequence ATGAAGTACCATCTGACCCTTCTTATTGAACTCAAAGACGGTATCCTCGACCCCCAGGGGCGGGCGGTGGAGGGGGTTTTACAGGGGCTTGGCTTCCGCGCCGAAGGGGTGCGGGTGGGCCGGGTGCTGGAGATGGAGATAGAGGCCGCCGACGAGGCCGAGGCCCGGGCGGTGGCCCAGCGGATCGGCCAGGCCCTGGCCAACCCGGTGATGGAGGTCTTTGTGGTGGAGGCGGTGAAGGAGCTGGTATGA
- a CDS encoding sigma-70 family RNA polymerase sigma factor: MSLEAFSDEALLALAARGEEAALQQLFRRYAGAFLGLARRMGLDSASQEDVVQEAFSKVWQNARTFDPRRASARAWLLAIAHHTAVDHIRRLEARPKPLEAEEEEAKAFDLPGAGLDEEGHLNRIRLKQALAQLPEEEREVIEVLFYQGYAHQEAALKLGVPLGTLKTRARRALARLKGVLREA; this comes from the coding sequence ATGAGCCTCGAGGCCTTCTCCGACGAAGCGCTGCTGGCCCTGGCAGCCCGGGGCGAAGAGGCCGCCTTACAACAGCTCTTTCGTCGTTACGCGGGGGCCTTTTTGGGGCTGGCCCGGCGCATGGGCCTAGACTCGGCCAGCCAGGAGGATGTGGTGCAGGAAGCCTTCAGCAAGGTCTGGCAAAACGCGCGCACCTTTGACCCCCGGCGGGCCTCGGCCCGGGCCTGGCTTCTGGCCATCGCCCACCACACCGCGGTAGACCATATCCGCCGTCTGGAGGCCCGCCCCAAGCCCCTCGAGGCCGAAGAGGAGGAGGCCAAGGCCTTTGACCTACCGGGCGCTGGCCTAGACGAAGAGGGCCATCTGAACCGTATCCGGCTCAAACAGGCCCTGGCCCAGCTCCCCGAGGAGGAGCGGGAGGTCATCGAGGTGCTGTTTTACCAGGGCTACGCTCATCAGGAGGCCGCGCTAAAGCTGGGCGTTCCCCTGGGCACCCTGAAGACCCGGGCCCGGCGGGCGCTTGCGCGGCTCAAGGGGGTGCTCCGTGAAGCCTGA
- the purB gene encoding adenylosuccinate lyase, protein MIERYQTPEMQALWSEARKYQTWAEVEILAMEAWENLGQIPFGTAQRLREALGQRPIDAVFAERVEALEAETRHDIVAFTRALSEWVGDAEVARWLHLGLTSTDVVDTAQNVLLVEALGLIEGELLGVQEALKGLAVRYKHLPAVGRTHGVHAEPTAFGLRFLSFYVASLRDAERLRRAREGVRVAMLSGSVGNYAHVEPAVEAYVAQRLGLAVEPVSTQVVPRDRHAELLSALAILGANLERIAVELRHLQRTEVLETQEPFGYKQTGSSSMPHKKNPVALENISGLSRLLRSNLQAALENVALWHERDISHSSVERVILPDSTTLAHYTLRRLKRVLEGLVVYESRVAQNLHLTRGLVYSQRVLGLLIEAGMDRTTAYQVVQRNALRSWEEGRDFRELLEADPACPLKGEALAQAFDPGYFLRHVEVIYARFGL, encoded by the coding sequence GTGATCGAACGCTATCAGACCCCCGAAATGCAGGCGCTGTGGAGCGAGGCCCGCAAATATCAGACCTGGGCCGAGGTGGAAATCCTGGCCATGGAAGCCTGGGAAAACCTGGGGCAGATTCCCTTTGGTACAGCCCAACGTTTGCGTGAGGCGCTTGGCCAACGGCCGATAGATGCGGTTTTTGCCGAGCGGGTGGAGGCGCTCGAGGCTGAAACCCGGCACGACATCGTGGCCTTCACCCGGGCCCTGAGCGAGTGGGTGGGGGACGCAGAGGTGGCCCGCTGGCTCCACCTGGGCCTGACCAGCACCGATGTGGTGGACACCGCCCAAAACGTCTTGCTGGTGGAGGCTTTGGGCCTGATTGAGGGGGAGCTGTTGGGGGTGCAGGAGGCCTTGAAGGGGCTGGCCGTGCGCTACAAGCACCTGCCCGCGGTGGGGCGCACCCACGGCGTGCACGCCGAGCCCACCGCCTTTGGCCTGCGCTTTTTGTCGTTCTACGTGGCCTCGTTGCGCGATGCCGAGCGCCTCCGGCGGGCCCGCGAGGGCGTGCGGGTGGCCATGCTCTCGGGCTCGGTGGGGAACTACGCCCATGTGGAGCCCGCGGTGGAGGCCTACGTGGCCCAGCGGCTGGGCCTGGCGGTGGAGCCGGTTTCCACCCAGGTGGTTCCGCGCGACCGCCACGCCGAGCTCCTGAGCGCGCTGGCCATCCTGGGGGCCAACCTCGAGCGCATCGCGGTGGAGCTGCGCCACCTGCAGCGCACCGAGGTGCTGGAGACCCAGGAGCCTTTTGGCTACAAACAGACCGGTTCTTCCTCCATGCCCCACAAGAAAAACCCGGTGGCCTTGGAGAACATCTCCGGGCTTTCCCGCCTGCTGCGTTCCAACTTACAGGCCGCTTTGGAGAACGTGGCCCTCTGGCACGAGCGCGACATCTCCCATAGCTCGGTGGAGCGGGTTATCCTGCCCGACTCCACCACCCTGGCCCACTACACCCTGCGCCGGCTCAAGCGGGTGCTGGAAGGGCTGGTGGTCTACGAGTCGCGCGTAGCGCAAAACCTGCACCTGACCCGGGGGCTGGTCTACTCGCAGCGGGTGCTGGGGCTATTGATTGAGGCGGGAATGGATCGAACCACCGCCTACCAGGTGGTGCAGCGCAACGCCCTCAGGAGCTGGGAAGAGGGCCGGGACTTCCGGGAGCTTTTGGAGGCCGACCCCGCCTGCCCCCTGAAGGGCGAGGCCCTGGCCCAGGCCTTTGACCCAGGCTATTTCCTGCGGCATGTGGAGGTCATCTACGCCCGGTTTGGCTTGTAG
- the purF gene encoding amidophosphoribosyltransferase produces the protein MERGGPTKSLGSAAQGGVAVNAESLKPKATKPVEPEAFGLPLSALSDPDKPQEECGVLGLWSLEPLPVADMLQLGLFALQHRGQEAAGICVSNGKDLVIEKDLGLVTQVFDEARMERLRIPGANLGIGHTRYSTTGSNLRFNAQPLNVRSSKGILAIAHNGNFVNALQIRQELLEHGAVFQTTNDTEVMINLIARYTQLNLVEATARAMRELTGGFSVVLMDRHTVLALRDGNGVRPLVIGRLPNGGWVFASEPPALALMGAEFVRDVQPGELVWVEASGPDRGELRAWQVLKPQPTPCAFEWIYFARADATLDGIATHPARVRMGERLAQEAPAQADVVVPVPDSGIGAAIGYSRASGIPFDYGLHKNPYAGRTFIQPTQEMRDLKVRLKLAATPAVAGKRVVLVDDSIVRGTTSGRIVQLLREAGATEVHVRISSPPIRFPCYYGIDTAARKELVAATHSVEEIRALIGADSLAFLSEPGVREAIGGPVCLACFNGQYPAGKPEEEMRKEALETEGASAR, from the coding sequence ATGGAGCGTGGTGGCCCTACGAAGAGCCTGGGAAGCGCCGCTCAGGGAGGTGTTGCCGTGAACGCCGAAAGCCTCAAGCCAAAGGCCACAAAGCCCGTAGAACCCGAGGCTTTCGGCCTACCGCTTTCGGCCTTGAGCGACCCTGACAAACCCCAGGAAGAGTGCGGCGTGCTGGGCCTGTGGTCGCTCGAGCCCCTACCGGTGGCCGATATGCTGCAACTGGGGCTTTTTGCCCTGCAGCACCGGGGCCAGGAGGCCGCCGGGATTTGCGTGTCCAACGGCAAAGATCTGGTGATTGAAAAGGATCTGGGGCTGGTCACGCAGGTCTTCGACGAGGCCCGCATGGAGCGGTTGCGCATCCCCGGGGCCAACCTGGGTATCGGGCACACCCGCTACTCCACCACCGGCTCCAACCTGCGCTTCAACGCCCAGCCCCTCAACGTGCGCAGCTCCAAGGGCATCCTGGCCATTGCCCACAACGGCAACTTTGTCAACGCCTTGCAGATTCGCCAGGAGCTTTTAGAGCACGGGGCGGTCTTCCAGACCACCAACGATACCGAGGTAATGATTAATCTGATTGCCCGCTACACCCAGCTCAACCTGGTGGAGGCCACCGCCCGGGCCATGCGCGAGCTGACCGGCGGTTTTAGCGTGGTGCTGATGGATCGGCACACCGTGCTGGCCCTGCGGGATGGCAATGGCGTGCGACCTTTGGTGATTGGGCGACTGCCGAATGGCGGCTGGGTTTTTGCCTCCGAGCCCCCGGCGCTGGCCCTGATGGGTGCCGAGTTTGTGCGCGATGTGCAGCCTGGGGAGCTGGTCTGGGTGGAGGCTTCCGGGCCCGACCGGGGTGAGCTTCGCGCCTGGCAGGTGCTAAAGCCCCAGCCCACCCCCTGCGCCTTTGAGTGGATTTACTTTGCCCGGGCCGACGCCACCCTAGACGGCATCGCCACCCACCCGGCGCGCGTTCGCATGGGGGAGCGGCTGGCCCAGGAGGCCCCCGCCCAGGCCGACGTGGTGGTGCCGGTGCCGGACTCAGGGATAGGGGCGGCCATCGGCTACAGCCGGGCCTCGGGGATTCCTTTTGACTATGGCCTGCACAAAAACCCCTACGCGGGGCGCACCTTCATCCAGCCCACCCAGGAGATGCGCGACCTGAAGGTACGGCTCAAGCTGGCCGCCACCCCGGCGGTAGCGGGCAAGCGGGTGGTGCTGGTGGACGACTCCATTGTGCGGGGCACCACCTCGGGGCGCATTGTCCAGCTTTTGCGTGAGGCCGGGGCCACCGAGGTGCACGTGCGCATCTCCTCGCCGCCCATCCGGTTTCCTTGCTACTACGGCATCGACACCGCCGCCCGCAAGGAACTGGTGGCCGCTACCCACTCGGTGGAGGAGATTCGCGCCCTGATTGGGGCCGACTCGCTGGCCTTCCTGAGCGAACCAGGTGTGCGCGAGGCCATTGGCGGGCCGGTCTGTCTGGCTTGCTTCAACGGGCAGTACCCGGCGGGAAAGCCGGAGGAGGAGATGCGCAAGGAGGCGCTCGAGACCGAAGGTGCGAGCGCTCGGTAA
- the purC gene encoding phosphoribosylaminoimidazolesuccinocarboxamide synthase has translation MDKLYEGKAKIIYPGSEEGVVRVYFKDDATAFNGQKRAQIAGKGAVNNRISAALFRYLEAHGVPTHFVRELSEREMLVRQVQIVPLEVIVRNRTAGTFSRRYGVEEGRVLPEPLLEFSYKNDALGDPLIYGEAAVALGLVTDEELSRIRELALRVNDLLRDYFAQRGLELVDFKLEFGRLPDGRLVLADEISPDTMRLWEMKTGEKMDKDRFRRDLGGVEEAYQEVLRRVLEAPASA, from the coding sequence ATGGATAAGCTTTACGAGGGCAAGGCCAAAATCATCTACCCAGGCTCCGAAGAAGGGGTGGTGCGGGTCTACTTCAAGGACGACGCCACCGCCTTCAACGGGCAGAAGCGGGCCCAGATTGCCGGCAAGGGGGCCGTCAACAACCGGATTTCCGCCGCCTTGTTCCGCTACCTGGAGGCCCACGGGGTGCCCACCCACTTCGTGCGCGAGCTTTCGGAGCGGGAGATGCTGGTGCGGCAGGTACAGATTGTGCCGCTGGAGGTTATCGTGCGCAACCGCACCGCCGGCACCTTCTCCCGCCGCTACGGGGTGGAGGAGGGCCGGGTGTTGCCCGAGCCTTTGCTGGAGTTTTCCTACAAGAACGACGCCCTGGGCGACCCCCTCATCTACGGCGAGGCCGCTGTAGCGCTGGGTCTGGTCACGGATGAGGAGCTTTCGCGCATCCGGGAGCTGGCCCTTAGGGTCAACGACCTGCTCAGGGACTACTTCGCCCAGCGCGGCCTCGAGCTCGTGGACTTCAAGCTCGAGTTCGGCCGCCTGCCCGATGGTCGCCTGGTGCTGGCCGACGAGATCTCGCCCGACACCATGCGCCTTTGGGAGATGAAGACCGGCGAGAAAATGGACAAAGACCGCTTCCGCCGCGACCTAGGCGGGGTGGAGGAAGCCTACCAGGAGGTGCTGCGGCGGGTGCTGGAGGCGCCCGCCTCGGCGTGA
- a CDS encoding anti-sigma factor domain-containing protein, whose amino-acid sequence MKPEEVRELLPLYALGALNPEERARLEAALVRYPELWAEARALQETAADLAGLVPPAPVPPGLEEKVMARLRPPRRRGLSVWLARAAALLLLLGLGYTGGWSAYWLLALRDPQTQVVTLADPKGQAVGRVLLRRDRAALVLLDRWPPQGQVFQAWGLAQGRPLPLPTFRTPIKSLRLPPEAQALAVSLEPPGGSPAPTTLLGLPQSTP is encoded by the coding sequence GTGAAGCCTGAAGAGGTGCGCGAACTTCTGCCGCTGTACGCCCTGGGGGCGCTAAACCCCGAGGAGCGGGCGCGGCTCGAGGCCGCCCTGGTGCGCTACCCGGAGCTTTGGGCCGAGGCCCGCGCGCTGCAGGAAACCGCCGCCGACCTGGCCGGCCTGGTGCCCCCGGCCCCGGTGCCGCCCGGCCTGGAGGAGAAGGTCATGGCCCGCCTGCGGCCCCCTCGGCGGCGCGGCCTTTCGGTCTGGCTGGCCCGGGCCGCGGCGCTGCTCCTTTTGCTTGGCCTGGGCTACACCGGCGGTTGGAGCGCCTACTGGCTGCTCGCGTTGCGCGACCCCCAGACCCAGGTGGTCACCCTGGCCGACCCCAAAGGCCAGGCGGTGGGGCGGGTTCTCCTGCGGAGGGATCGGGCCGCCTTGGTGCTCCTGGATCGCTGGCCCCCCCAGGGCCAGGTCTTCCAGGCCTGGGGGCTGGCCCAGGGCCGCCCGCTGCCCCTGCCCACCTTCCGCACCCCCATCAAGAGCCTGCGCCTTCCCCCCGAGGCCCAGGCCCTGGCGGTCTCCCTCGAGCCCCCCGGCGGCAGCCCGGCGCCCACCACCCTGCTGGGCCTGCCCCAATCCACCCCTTAA